The Halococcus saccharolyticus DSM 5350 genome window below encodes:
- a CDS encoding glycerophosphodiester phosphodiesterase, producing the protein MRLIAHRGFADCHPENTLVAIERAVPNADMIELDVRRCGSGELVVIHDETVDRVTDATGRVDELSAAELADLDVLDTGTGVPTLADAADAIPGDTGIVIDCKEHGIATEAAAAASTVENEVIVSSFDAPTLDALETDDPTVELAYLFGLRADEDFDDALALDCAYIHPHWGHWLLTDAIDRAHDAGMDVNVWTIDTSIAIERLRRAGVDGVIADSPDVL; encoded by the coding sequence ATGCGGCTGATCGCCCACCGGGGTTTTGCGGATTGTCATCCGGAGAACACGCTCGTCGCGATCGAGCGTGCGGTCCCGAACGCGGACATGATCGAACTCGACGTCCGGCGGTGTGGCTCGGGCGAACTCGTGGTGATCCACGACGAGACCGTCGATCGAGTCACCGACGCCACCGGCCGGGTCGACGAACTCTCGGCGGCCGAACTCGCCGATCTCGACGTGCTCGACACGGGAACCGGCGTGCCGACGCTCGCGGACGCTGCCGACGCGATCCCCGGAGACACCGGAATCGTGATCGACTGCAAGGAGCACGGTATCGCCACCGAAGCGGCCGCGGCAGCCTCCACAGTGGAAAACGAGGTAATCGTCTCCTCGTTCGATGCGCCGACGCTCGACGCGCTCGAAACCGACGACCCTACTGTGGAACTCGCCTACCTCTTCGGCCTCCGAGCCGATGAAGACTTCGACGACGCGCTCGCGCTCGACTGTGCGTATATCCACCCCCATTGGGGCCACTGGCTCCTAACTGACGCGATCGACCGCGCCCACGACGCGGGGATGGACGTGAACGTCTGGACCATCGACACCTCGATCGCCATCGAGCGCCTCCGCCGGGCGGGCGTCGACGGCGTGATCGCCGACTCGCCGGACGTGCTCTGA